One region of Gemmatimonadaceae bacterium genomic DNA includes:
- a CDS encoding NUDIX hydrolase, with translation MKIEPWEEVSEGAPDERRIFTVRSDVVRSPVTGREHTVDRLLAPDWVNVVAITDANEMLFVRQWRFGTRTFTLEVPAGLVEPGEEPLAAGRRELLEETGYAGPDARVIGTVLPNPAFMNNKTTTIYIPRVASVAEQQLDPMEELEVVKIPVERVERMLKEGGELATALGMVGLMWWQMAR, from the coding sequence ATGAAGATTGAGCCGTGGGAAGAAGTTTCCGAGGGTGCGCCCGACGAGCGGCGGATATTCACCGTGCGTAGCGATGTGGTGCGCTCACCCGTCACGGGTCGAGAGCACACCGTCGACAGACTGCTGGCGCCGGATTGGGTGAACGTCGTCGCCATCACCGACGCGAACGAGATGCTGTTCGTGCGCCAGTGGCGCTTCGGCACGCGGACCTTCACCTTGGAGGTTCCTGCCGGCTTGGTCGAGCCCGGCGAGGAGCCGCTCGCGGCCGGCCGGCGCGAGCTCCTCGAGGAAACGGGCTACGCGGGGCCGGATGCGCGTGTCATCGGAACCGTGCTCCCCAATCCGGCGTTCATGAACAACAAGACGACGACGATCTACATCCCGCGCGTGGCGTCCGTCGCCGAGCAGCAGCTCGATCCGATGGAGGAGCTCGAGGTCGTGAAGATCCCCGTCGAGAGGGTCGAGCGCATGCTCAAGGAAGGCGGAGAGCTGGCCACAGCTCTGGGCATGGTGGGGTTGATGTGGTGGCAGATGGCGCGCTGA
- a CDS encoding ankyrin repeat domain-containing protein has translation MRTLSRIGAFASALVISVGASGASDLDAKLLEAAQTSNPTEVRALLAAGADANARAADGSTPMLYAAHFG, from the coding sequence GTGAGAACGTTGTCCAGAATCGGTGCCTTCGCGTCGGCGTTGGTCATTTCTGTTGGCGCCTCGGGAGCATCCGACCTCGATGCGAAGCTGCTCGAGGCAGCGCAGACATCCAATCCGACAGAAGTCCGCGCGCTGCTCGCTGCGGGCGCCGATGCGAATGCGCGGGCCGCCGACGGCTCGACGCCGATGCTCTATGCCGCGCATTTCGGCGA
- a CDS encoding PQQ-binding-like beta-propeller repeat protein has product MKSRQGFRFGITTVGCAHLLAACGGGGPASEPAASAASSAPAAAPVAQNVAAADWPAYNRTLAGDRFSPLAEIDRGNVAQLRVACTYVLPEVVAMQAGPIVVDGTMYFTTERGSYSIDAATCAEKWRVERQSSRPSPLGVQRGFAYLDGRLFRGTSDAHVLALDAADGHTLWDVTTEGAGTPGLSMPMAPISANGLVFIGNAGGDQTGVTGHVYALDARDGRVVWRFDVVPDDPAVRATWPNSDRYPITGGAFWTSFALDAERGVLYVPAGNPAPDFDVEARGGDNLYANSLIALDAATGRLLGYNQLVKRDSHDWDVNAPPVLGTTRGGRTIVASANKDGLLSVLDRGALATNAELGARLPTLFQSPTTTRKNVDVPLSRTERVRFCPGIQGGNEWNGPAFHPALNTLYTGAVDFCASVQLAQEVTVPSAGAIWFGSAVGEIQEPPDTARGWITAFDADTGAVRWKFAAPAPVVAGVTPTAGGLVFAADLTGRFRAFDAESGAVLYELDTGQSIGGGIVSYSAAGRQRIGVASGMKSGIWPGAATETRIQVFALP; this is encoded by the coding sequence ATGAAAAGCCGCCAGGGCTTTCGTTTCGGCATCACGACGGTTGGTTGCGCTCATCTCCTGGCCGCGTGCGGCGGCGGGGGTCCCGCGTCGGAACCGGCGGCGAGCGCCGCGTCCTCGGCTCCTGCGGCTGCGCCCGTGGCACAGAACGTCGCGGCCGCCGACTGGCCCGCGTACAACCGGACGCTCGCCGGCGACCGGTTCTCGCCGCTCGCCGAGATCGATCGCGGCAACGTCGCGCAGCTTCGCGTCGCGTGTACGTATGTGCTGCCGGAAGTCGTCGCGATGCAGGCCGGCCCGATCGTCGTCGACGGCACGATGTATTTCACGACCGAGAGAGGCTCCTACTCGATCGACGCGGCCACCTGCGCAGAGAAGTGGCGCGTCGAGCGGCAGAGCTCGCGGCCATCGCCGCTCGGCGTGCAGCGCGGCTTCGCATACCTCGACGGCAGGCTTTTCAGGGGCACGTCCGACGCTCACGTGCTCGCGCTCGACGCGGCTGATGGCCACACGCTCTGGGACGTTACGACGGAAGGAGCAGGGACACCGGGCCTCTCGATGCCGATGGCGCCGATCTCCGCGAACGGGCTCGTCTTCATCGGGAACGCCGGCGGCGACCAGACGGGTGTCACCGGCCACGTGTACGCGCTCGACGCGCGCGATGGCCGAGTCGTTTGGCGCTTCGACGTCGTGCCCGACGACCCCGCCGTGCGGGCAACGTGGCCGAACTCGGATCGCTATCCGATCACGGGCGGCGCGTTCTGGACCTCGTTCGCGCTCGACGCGGAGCGCGGCGTGCTCTACGTCCCGGCGGGCAATCCCGCGCCGGACTTCGACGTGGAAGCACGCGGCGGCGATAACTTGTACGCGAACTCGCTGATCGCCCTCGACGCCGCAACCGGCCGCTTGCTCGGTTACAACCAGCTCGTCAAACGCGATTCGCACGACTGGGACGTGAACGCCCCGCCTGTGCTCGGGACGACGCGCGGCGGTAGGACGATCGTCGCGTCCGCGAACAAGGACGGCCTGCTGTCCGTGCTCGACCGCGGCGCACTTGCGACCAACGCAGAGCTCGGCGCGCGCTTGCCGACGCTGTTTCAGTCGCCGACGACGACGCGCAAGAACGTCGACGTCCCGCTGTCGCGCACGGAGCGCGTGCGCTTTTGCCCCGGCATTCAAGGCGGCAACGAGTGGAACGGCCCCGCGTTCCATCCCGCGTTGAACACGTTGTATACGGGCGCCGTCGATTTCTGTGCGAGCGTGCAGCTCGCGCAGGAAGTCACAGTGCCGTCGGCCGGCGCGATCTGGTTCGGCTCGGCTGTCGGCGAGATCCAAGAACCGCCCGACACGGCGAGAGGTTGGATCACGGCATTCGACGCGGACACCGGCGCCGTGCGCTGGAAGTTCGCCGCGCCGGCGCCCGTGGTCGCGGGAGTGACACCGACGGCCGGCGGCCTGGTCTTCGCTGCCGATCTCACGGGCCGCTTCCGCGCGTTCGACGCCGAGAGCGGCGCGGTGCTGTACGAGCTCGACACCGGCCAGTCGATCGGCGGCGGAATCGTCAGCTATTCCGCAGCGGGTAGGCAAAGAATCGGCGTGGCGTCCGGCATGAAGTCCGGCATTTGGCCCGGCGCCGCGACCGAGACCCGAATTCAGGTGTTCGCGTTGCCGTAA